A genome region from Desulfurispora thermophila DSM 16022 includes the following:
- the tilS gene encoding tRNA lysidine(34) synthetase TilS, with product MDLLPQFASAVEEENLVNKGDRVLVAVSGGPDSVALLHLFCRLAARWQLSVHCAHVNHMLRPEAGAEAGLVAELARRLGVQAHIGRLDVPAYRKQHRLSTQVAARQMRYTYLVQTAGQIGAHRIALAHHADDQAETLLLHLLWGAGAGGLAAMLPVRQELYIRPLLGMRKQQLVDYCHFFELPYAVDSSNFKTVYQRNKIRLELIPLLQKQYNSSIVEVLARTAAILAAEDQYLQDTAQKALREITCRQPAGEDRLCLELAGFAHLPLALQRRVLRLAWRQMVSGQELAFVQVEKARRLALAKTPGGRLDWPAGVVLTKRYGRLEIFKDREKVSAGASRRGDAVSEQTPGHSSDGGKDPAEPFGREFLLPVPGEVNLPGPAGVITARLLPAREVVTPDAYSGNQAVLDAGTICGGLRVRWRRPGDLFSPLGLAGTMKLKKFFIDRRVPREERDNIPLVVDEKGIVWVAGYVPAHRCRVTEQSEMVVHLRYLK from the coding sequence TTGGACTTGCTGCCGCAGTTTGCTTCTGCGGTGGAGGAGGAAAACCTTGTAAATAAAGGAGACAGGGTGCTGGTGGCGGTCTCCGGCGGGCCGGATTCCGTGGCGTTGCTGCATCTTTTCTGCCGTCTGGCTGCCCGCTGGCAGCTTTCCGTGCACTGTGCCCATGTCAACCACATGCTGCGGCCGGAAGCCGGGGCCGAAGCCGGGTTGGTGGCCGAATTGGCCCGCCGGTTGGGGGTGCAGGCCCACATTGGCCGGCTGGACGTGCCGGCCTACAGGAAACAGCACCGCCTGAGCACCCAGGTTGCCGCCCGGCAGATGCGCTACACTTACCTTGTACAGACGGCCGGGCAAATTGGCGCTCACCGCATTGCTCTGGCCCACCATGCCGATGACCAGGCCGAGACGCTGCTGCTGCACCTGCTGTGGGGGGCGGGAGCGGGCGGTCTGGCGGCCATGCTGCCGGTCAGGCAGGAGCTGTACATTCGTCCCCTGCTGGGGATGCGCAAGCAGCAGCTGGTTGATTATTGTCATTTTTTTGAGCTGCCTTACGCGGTGGACAGCTCCAATTTCAAGACTGTTTACCAGCGCAACAAAATTCGCCTGGAACTCATACCGCTGCTGCAAAAGCAGTATAATAGCAGTATTGTGGAAGTGCTGGCCCGCACGGCAGCCATTCTGGCGGCCGAAGACCAGTATTTGCAGGATACGGCTCAAAAAGCCCTGCGGGAAATCACCTGCCGGCAGCCGGCCGGAGAAGACCGGTTGTGCCTGGAACTGGCCGGTTTTGCACACCTGCCGCTGGCTTTGCAGCGGCGCGTGTTGCGCCTGGCCTGGCGACAAATGGTGTCCGGGCAGGAGCTGGCTTTTGTCCAGGTGGAAAAAGCACGCCGCCTGGCTCTGGCCAAAACGCCCGGCGGGCGGTTGGACTGGCCGGCCGGCGTGGTTCTGACTAAAAGGTATGGCCGGCTGGAAATATTTAAAGACAGAGAGAAAGTATCCGCTGGCGCCTCCCGCCGCGGGGATGCTGTGAGCGAGCAAACGCCCGGGCATTCGTCTGATGGCGGAAAAGACCCGGCTGAGCCGTTCGGCAGGGAATTCCTTTTGCCGGTACCGGGAGAGGTTAATCTGCCCGGGCCGGCTGGTGTGATCACGGCCCGCCTGCTTCCGGCCCGGGAAGTCGTCACTCCGGACGCTTACAGCGGGAACCAGGCTGTGCTGGATGCCGGCACCATATGTGGTGGCCTGCGGGTGCGCTGGCGCCGTCCGGGTGACCTGTTCTCACCCCTGGGGCTGGCGGGTACCATGAAGTTGAAAAAGTTTTTCATCGACCGGCGGGTGCCGCGGGAAGAGCGGGATAACATCCCCCTGGTGGTGGACGAAAAGGGCATTGTCTGGGTGGCCGGATATGTACCGGCCCACCGCTGCCGGGTTACCGAACAAAGCGAAATGGTTGTCCATTTGCGTTATCTGAAATAG